From the genome of Halostella limicola, one region includes:
- a CDS encoding molecular chaperone TorD family protein produces MTADASRDGPDGPGADGTDSGAEEDGAAAPATIDPRRIDREAAARGGVYALLATLFDEPDESLYARIADGRVDATCRDLVDATGLAVDPPDLTVDDDHETLCARFNDLFTVGYAEYEDRTDGSLDSEGPAVSLYETSYRPEASWNDVNLDLARAYDYFGLEVDQSARDNHDYLPYQLEFAGYLARREAESSADAARARLDLHDRHLHVVAGGLADRMAEERGTGLYGELAAFLDRFVTADQAALADRFEGGDAR; encoded by the coding sequence ATGACCGCCGACGCGAGCCGCGACGGACCGGACGGACCAGGCGCTGACGGGACAGACAGCGGAGCCGAGGAGGACGGAGCCGCCGCACCCGCGACCATCGACCCGCGGCGGATCGACCGCGAGGCGGCAGCCCGCGGCGGGGTGTACGCGCTCCTCGCCACCCTGTTCGACGAGCCCGACGAGTCGCTGTACGCCCGGATCGCGGACGGCCGCGTCGACGCGACCTGTCGCGACTTGGTCGACGCGACCGGACTGGCGGTCGACCCGCCGGACCTGACCGTCGACGACGACCACGAGACCCTCTGTGCTCGGTTCAACGACCTGTTCACGGTCGGCTACGCCGAGTACGAGGACCGCACCGACGGCTCGCTCGACAGCGAGGGGCCGGCGGTGTCGCTGTACGAGACGTCCTACCGGCCCGAGGCGTCGTGGAACGACGTGAACCTGGACCTGGCGCGGGCGTACGACTACTTCGGTCTGGAGGTCGACCAGTCGGCCCGCGACAACCACGACTACCTCCCGTACCAGCTGGAGTTCGCGGGCTACCTCGCGCGCCGCGAGGCCGAGTCATCGGCCGACGCCGCGCGGGCCAGGCTCGACCTCCACGACCGCCACCTCCACGTCGTCGCCGGCGGCCTCGCCGACCGGATGGCCGAGGAGCGCGGCACGGGGCTCTACGGCGAACTCGCCGCCTTCCTCGACCGGTTCGTGACCGCGGACCAGGCCGCCCTCGCCGACCGGTTCGAAGGGGGTGACGCGCGGTGA